In the Paenibacillus sp. FSL H7-0357 genome, one interval contains:
- a CDS encoding response regulator, protein MEYWKVMIADDEDIIREGIKQCVDWEGLGLQVVAEAEDGEEALELALHHTVHIALVDLNMPIMHGIELMKRLREQLPGCKIIVITGHDEFVFAQESIRLQVNDYILKPAEPKQLMQVLRGVRDELNAVRERNQHLQQASKQISKNFPLLRERFCQEWLDGNLTREEILEQLHFLQLPLERPELIGIIRWRWEAHPSGMGEKERQLFLFAIENIAAELLETYPKVIFRDAAGLIVILLWHEAGERIMAGVEAAVRCHLKIAVEVGIQPVEGEIEELASSYRKCRAELAKEQPLSPLVRRAKQYILEHYSEYGLTLEAMAGSLQASPVYLSRLFKQELGESFGTYLTQIRVRKAAQLLHSTEMSIHEVAERSGYETQHYFSTSFKKQTGVSPLQFRKGVLPGEAGRDNE, encoded by the coding sequence ATGGAATACTGGAAGGTCATGATTGCCGATGATGAAGACATCATCCGTGAAGGAATTAAGCAATGTGTGGACTGGGAAGGGCTTGGCCTGCAGGTAGTTGCGGAGGCGGAGGACGGTGAGGAGGCGCTTGAGCTTGCGCTTCATCATACCGTCCATATCGCACTCGTTGATTTGAATATGCCGATCATGCATGGAATTGAACTGATGAAGCGGCTGAGGGAGCAGCTCCCCGGCTGCAAAATCATCGTGATTACCGGACATGACGAGTTTGTCTTTGCCCAGGAGTCGATAAGGCTGCAGGTGAATGATTATATTCTCAAGCCTGCCGAACCAAAGCAGCTGATGCAGGTGCTGCGGGGTGTCCGGGATGAACTGAATGCGGTGAGAGAGCGGAACCAGCATTTGCAGCAGGCCTCCAAACAGATTAGCAAAAACTTTCCATTGCTGCGTGAACGCTTCTGCCAGGAATGGCTGGACGGAAATCTGACCCGGGAAGAAATCCTTGAGCAGCTGCATTTTCTGCAGTTGCCGCTGGAGCGTCCTGAACTGATCGGCATCATCCGCTGGAGATGGGAAGCCCACCCCTCGGGAATGGGGGAGAAGGAACGCCAGCTGTTTCTTTTCGCCATCGAGAATATTGCCGCCGAACTGCTGGAGACGTACCCGAAAGTTATTTTTCGCGATGCGGCAGGACTAATCGTAATTCTTCTCTGGCATGAAGCGGGAGAGCGTATAATGGCCGGAGTCGAAGCTGCCGTACGCTGTCATCTCAAAATCGCCGTCGAAGTGGGAATTCAGCCCGTTGAAGGAGAGATTGAGGAGCTGGCCTCCTCATACCGTAAATGCAGAGCGGAGCTTGCCAAGGAGCAGCCTTTATCGCCGCTGGTTCGCCGGGCGAAGCAATATATCCTTGAGCATTACAGTGAGTACGGCTTGACCCTGGAGGCGATGGCGGGCTCTCTTCAAGCCTCTCCGGTCTATCTCAGCCGCCTGTTCAAGCAGGAGCTTGGCGAATCCTTTGGAACGTATCTGACACAGATTCGAGTGCGCAAAGCGGCACAGCTGCTGCATTCCACGGAAATGAGCATCCATGAGGTAGCAGAGCGTTCAGGATACGAGACCCAGCATTATTTCAGCACCTCGTTCAAAAAGCAGACAGGAGTGTCCCCCCTGCAGTTTCGTAAGGGCGTGCTTCCCGGAGAAGCCGGCCGTGATAACGAGTAA
- the chvE gene encoding multiple monosaccharide ABC transporter substrate-binding protein, translated as MKKYSLIMLTLVVVLIMSACGNTKNAGGSSDDSKGKVGIAMPTKSSERWVNDGNNMVKEFEKLGYGTDLQYAEDVVENQVSQIENMITKGVKAIVIASIDGEALTDVLQKAHDADVKVIAYDRLIKKSEYVDYYATFDNFKVGVLQGSYIEEKLGLKDGKGPFNIELFGGSPDDNNAYFFFDGAMSILKPYIDSGKLVVRSKQTTMDQVATLRWDGAAAQARMDNLLSANYASENLDAVLSPYDGISIGILSSLKGVGYGSGDKKLPVVTGQDAELASVKSILAGEQTQTVFKDTRELAKKAVDMTESVLKGTEAEVNDTTTYDNGAKIVPSYLLEPVSVDAGNVDKVLVDGGYYTKEELGK; from the coding sequence ATGAAAAAATACTCATTGATCATGTTGACACTGGTAGTTGTATTGATCATGTCCGCTTGCGGCAACACAAAAAATGCAGGCGGCAGCTCGGATGATTCCAAAGGCAAGGTAGGGATTGCTATGCCGACGAAGTCGTCGGAGCGCTGGGTGAATGACGGCAACAACATGGTGAAGGAGTTCGAGAAGCTGGGATACGGCACGGATCTTCAATACGCCGAGGATGTCGTGGAGAACCAGGTGTCGCAGATCGAGAATATGATCACCAAAGGTGTAAAGGCAATTGTCATCGCTTCTATTGACGGTGAGGCCCTGACTGATGTGCTGCAGAAAGCGCATGACGCAGACGTTAAAGTGATCGCCTACGACCGCCTGATCAAAAAAAGTGAATATGTCGATTATTATGCTACCTTCGACAACTTCAAGGTCGGTGTGCTGCAAGGCTCCTATATCGAAGAAAAGCTTGGCCTGAAGGACGGCAAAGGGCCGTTCAACATTGAATTGTTCGGCGGTTCACCGGATGACAACAACGCCTATTTCTTTTTTGATGGCGCGATGTCCATTCTGAAGCCTTACATTGACTCCGGCAAGCTGGTGGTCCGCAGTAAACAGACCACGATGGATCAGGTCGCTACCTTACGCTGGGACGGTGCTGCCGCTCAAGCGCGGATGGATAATCTGCTCAGCGCCAATTATGCGAGCGAGAATCTTGATGCCGTTCTGTCCCCATATGATGGCATCAGCATTGGAATCCTGTCTTCCCTAAAAGGTGTGGGGTATGGCTCAGGTGACAAGAAGCTTCCGGTTGTCACCGGTCAGGACGCCGAGCTGGCCTCTGTGAAGTCGATTTTAGCCGGAGAGCAGACCCAGACCGTATTTAAAGATACCCGTGAGCTGGCCAAAAAAGCGGTAGATATGACGGAAAGCGTACTTAAAGGCACAGAGGCAGAGGTCAACGACACAACTACCTATGACAACGGTGCAAAAATCGTTCCTTCCTACCTGTTGGAGCCGGTCTCTGTGGATGCAGGCAATGTGGATAAAGTGCTGGTGGATGGCGGCTATTATACCAAAGAAGAGCTGGGAAAATAA
- the mmsA gene encoding multiple monosaccharide ABC transporter ATP-binding protein yields the protein MSDYILEMNSITKTFPGVKALSNVNLQVKAGEIHALCGENGAGKSTLMKVLSGVYPHGTYEGDILFEGQVCQFKDIKDSENLGIVIIHQELALIPYLSISENIFLGNEQAKHGVINWNETTVKTKELLETVGLKESPFTGVSTIGVGKQQLVEIAKALSKEVKLLILDEPTAALNEDDSENLLNLILELKKRGISSIIISHKLNEIEKVADSVTILRDGQTIRTLDMKLDGVTEDVIIKGMVGRDLTNRYPERTPDLGETIFEIRNWEVYHPTQADRKMLHGINLHIRRGEVVGIAGLMGAGRTELAMSVFGKSYGKKISGQIFMHGQEVHLNDINKAIESGLAYVTEDRKQYGLILIDDIKRNISLSNLRKLSRRGVINENEEVLVAEEYRRKLNIKTPSILQKTVNLSGGNQQKVVLSKWIYAQPDILILDEPTRGIDVGAKYEIYSIINGLAAEGKGVLVISSELPEIIGMCDRIYTMCEGRISGEVERQDASQELLMKYMTRSKGATPHGSH from the coding sequence ATGAGTGACTATATCTTGGAGATGAACAGCATTACGAAGACGTTCCCCGGCGTCAAAGCGCTCTCGAATGTGAATCTGCAGGTCAAGGCTGGTGAGATCCATGCGCTTTGCGGGGAGAATGGAGCCGGGAAATCAACGCTGATGAAAGTGCTGAGCGGTGTCTATCCGCATGGGACATATGAAGGAGATATTTTATTCGAAGGCCAAGTCTGCCAGTTCAAGGATATCAAGGACAGCGAAAATCTGGGTATAGTCATTATTCATCAAGAGCTGGCATTGATTCCGTACTTGTCTATTTCGGAAAATATCTTCCTCGGCAATGAGCAGGCAAAGCATGGGGTGATCAACTGGAACGAAACGACGGTAAAAACCAAAGAACTGTTGGAGACAGTCGGCTTAAAAGAATCACCGTTTACCGGAGTATCAACGATAGGTGTCGGCAAGCAGCAGCTCGTGGAGATCGCGAAAGCGCTCTCCAAGGAGGTGAAGCTGCTCATTCTTGATGAGCCGACGGCGGCACTGAATGAGGATGATAGCGAGAACCTGCTCAACTTGATCCTGGAACTGAAAAAACGGGGGATTTCCTCGATTATCATCTCACACAAGTTGAACGAAATCGAGAAGGTAGCGGATTCTGTAACGATTTTGCGGGACGGCCAAACGATCCGGACACTGGATATGAAGTTGGATGGAGTGACCGAGGATGTCATTATCAAAGGCATGGTCGGACGCGATCTTACGAACCGCTATCCCGAGCGGACACCGGATTTGGGCGAAACGATCTTTGAGATCCGTAACTGGGAAGTGTATCACCCTACACAGGCTGACCGCAAAATGCTCCATGGGATCAATCTTCATATCCGCCGCGGGGAAGTTGTCGGCATTGCCGGACTTATGGGAGCCGGACGCACGGAGCTGGCGATGAGTGTCTTCGGAAAGTCCTATGGCAAAAAGATCAGCGGCCAGATCTTCATGCATGGACAGGAAGTGCATTTAAACGACATCAATAAAGCGATAGAAAGCGGACTGGCTTATGTAACCGAAGACCGCAAGCAGTACGGGCTTATTCTAATCGACGATATCAAGCGCAACATCTCGCTCAGCAATTTGCGGAAGCTTTCCCGCCGGGGTGTCATTAATGAGAATGAGGAAGTGCTGGTTGCAGAGGAATACCGCAGGAAGCTGAACATCAAGACACCGAGCATTTTGCAAAAAACAGTCAACCTCAGCGGCGGCAATCAGCAAAAAGTGGTGCTCAGCAAATGGATCTACGCGCAGCCGGATATCCTTATCCTGGATGAACCTACACGAGGCATTGACGTAGGTGCGAAATATGAGATTTACTCGATCATCAACGGGCTTGCTGCGGAGGGTAAGGGAGTGCTGGTTATTTCTTCCGAGCTGCCGGAAATTATCGGCATGTGCGACAGGATTTATACGATGTGCGAAGGCCGGATCAGCGGCGAAGTGGAGCGGCAGGATGCGTCGCAGGAGCTGTTAATGAAGTACATGACACGAAGCAAGGGGGCAACACCGCATGGCAGTCATTAG
- the mmsB gene encoding multiple monosaccharide ABC transporter permease: MAVISGIFKKNIRQYGMIIALIFISIFFQILTDGILLKPLNVTNLILQNSYILVLAIGMVLVIITGHIDLSVGSVAAFIGALSAIMMVDMQLNPVLAVILSLLMGALVGAWQGFWVAYIKIPAFIVTLAGMLLFRGLTMIVLNGQSIAPFPKTFQKISSGFVPDIVSGGSLNVLTLIVGVILSVLVVYQEFRTRKISVKYGFEQSAVWLSIAKAGALVIVINLFTFVIAQYNGIPNILVILLVLIAIYSFVMNHMTMGRHIYALGGNEKAASLSGVKTKRVTFWVFVNMGVLAALSGLVFAARLNSATPKAGTNFELDAIAACFIGGASASGGIGTVVGAIIGGLVMGVMNNGMSLVGLGVDWQQGIKGLVLLLAVGFDIYNKSKTA; this comes from the coding sequence ATGGCAGTCATTAGTGGGATTTTCAAAAAGAATATCCGCCAATACGGCATGATCATTGCACTGATCTTTATTTCAATTTTCTTTCAAATCCTCACCGACGGCATTTTGCTCAAGCCGCTGAATGTTACGAATCTGATTCTGCAAAACAGCTATATCCTGGTTCTGGCCATCGGGATGGTGCTTGTCATCATTACGGGACATATCGACCTGTCCGTCGGATCGGTGGCAGCATTTATCGGGGCGCTTTCAGCGATAATGATGGTCGACATGCAGCTGAATCCGGTGCTTGCTGTCATTCTTTCACTGCTGATGGGGGCGCTGGTTGGTGCCTGGCAGGGCTTCTGGGTTGCCTATATCAAAATCCCCGCATTTATCGTCACCCTGGCAGGAATGTTACTGTTTCGCGGCTTGACGATGATCGTACTGAATGGGCAGTCCATTGCCCCGTTCCCCAAGACATTCCAAAAAATCAGTTCCGGGTTCGTCCCCGATATCGTGAGCGGGGGTTCGCTGAATGTGCTGACCCTTATTGTGGGTGTCATTCTTTCCGTTCTGGTGGTGTACCAGGAATTCAGAACCCGTAAAATCTCTGTGAAATACGGTTTTGAGCAGTCGGCGGTCTGGTTGTCCATCGCCAAAGCGGGAGCATTGGTGATTGTAATCAACCTCTTTACCTTCGTGATTGCTCAATACAATGGGATTCCGAATATCCTCGTGATCCTGCTTGTGCTGATTGCGATTTACTCCTTCGTGATGAATCATATGACGATGGGCCGGCATATTTATGCGCTGGGCGGCAACGAAAAAGCAGCCAGCCTCTCCGGTGTCAAAACCAAACGAGTTACCTTCTGGGTGTTCGTCAATATGGGTGTACTCGCGGCCTTGTCCGGTCTGGTATTTGCCGCCCGCCTGAACTCCGCCACTCCAAAAGCCGGAACCAACTTCGAGCTGGATGCTATCGCAGCCTGCTTCATTGGGGGAGCTTCTGCTTCCGGCGGAATCGGCACAGTGGTGGGAGCGATCATCGGGGGGCTGGTAATGGGCGTCATGAACAACGGTATGTCCCTGGTTGGCCTGGGCGTCGATTGGCAGCAGGGCATTAAAGGGCTTGTACTTCTTCTGGCCGTAGGGTTCGATATTTACAACAAGTCGAAGACTGCGTAG